A genomic region of Stegostoma tigrinum isolate sSteTig4 chromosome 13, sSteTig4.hap1, whole genome shotgun sequence contains the following coding sequences:
- the LOC125458137 gene encoding mucin-2-like isoform X3: MWAKFVLILCHHFILSLATNSPAPHGTEQSSFATTFLPENSSTTFSTHTSLTTNLQNATATSPITDVQTYPLSSSAPIALTNTSHVTSTVVDNSSLNTTSQRFSPQLSTTTVLPTAAPNITLNSSDIATSYSLITSSSSQTDNTTDVNSTIYSPRTNNMTHTTSLYPVDTNSSFTSLEATSLPNSTQHKEFTTMKVSTITFTTPDAFTTILSSSNPTSLPNTSTMTNNTERQDRIESPSKAGECSIAA, encoded by the exons ATGTGGGCGAAGTTCGTGCTAATTTTATGTCACCATTTTATTCTTTCCTTGG caACTAATAGCCCGGCTCCGCACGGAACAGAGCAAAGTAGTTTTGCAACTACATTTCTGCCAGAAAATTCGTCTACCACTTTTAGCACCCACACGTCTCTCACCACAAACTTACAAAACGCAACAGCAACCAGTCCAATAACAGATGTACAAACATACCCTCTATCTTCCTCCGCTCCGATTGCCTTGACAAACACAAGTCACGTGACGAGCACGGTAGTTGATAACTCATCATTAAACACCACTTCTCAACGCTTCTCCCCACAGCTTAGCACTACAACCGTATTACCGACAGCAGCTCCCAATATCACTTTGAATAGTTCAGACATAGCGACCAGTTATTCACTTATAACAAGTAGCTCATCTCAGACTGATAATACAACTGATGTAAATAGTACAATATACAGTCCTAGGACAAATAACATGACCCACACGACTTCACTTTATCCTGTTGACACCAACAGTTCTTTCACAAGTTTGGAAGCAACCTCTCTTCCAAATAGTACACAGCATAAAGAGTTCACCACGATGAAAGTCTCTACTATCACCTTTACAACACCAGATGCTTTCACCACCATTCTGTCATCTTCAAACCCAACCTCTTTGCCAAACACCAGTACCATGACCAACAACACAGAACGTCAGGATAGAATTGAGTCTCCAAGCAAAGCAG